Proteins encoded by one window of Girardinichthys multiradiatus isolate DD_20200921_A chromosome 14, DD_fGirMul_XY1, whole genome shotgun sequence:
- the LOC124880136 gene encoding membrane-anchored junction protein isoform X3, with amino-acid sequence MALHPFSFPVPETRYFKAGSLIYKFKIRRGNSFSEGEVLAQDSFDQEMEEIVRTVLGDLDCLQPFSTPHFTVFPYRRSWGKGGKHRGKKLLFYPFVIILYLEKNICQGKQQEKVIQLIPAASVEPRSKRRRRDSPLEEAIIKEILKATEAECSISVTGTAELDHQSTVKQAVNDSAPTDEDI; translated from the exons ATGGCGCTGCATCCCTTCTCATTCCCTGTCCCAGAAACCCGTTACTTCAAAGCTGGTAGTTTAATCTACAAGTTCAAGATCAGACGAGGAAATAGCTTCAG TGAAGGTGAGGTTTTGGCCCAAGATAGCTTCGATCAAGAAATGGAG GAAATTGTTAGAACGGTTCTTGGCGACTTGGACTGCcttcagcccttctccacaccTCATTTTACAGTATTTCCAT ACAGAAGGAGCTGGGGGAAAGGGGGCAAACACCGTGGGAAGAAGCTGTTATTCTACCCCTTTGTTATTATTCTGTACCTGGAGAAGAACATATGCCAAG GGAAGCAACAAGAGAAG GTCATACAGCTCATTCCCGCTGCCTCTGTTGAGCCAAGGTCAAAGCGCAGACGCAGGGACTCACCACTAGAGGAGGCtattattaaagaaatattgAAAGCTACAGAGGCTGAATGCAGTATCTCAGTGACTGG CACGGCAGAGTTGGATCATCAGTCCACAGTGAAGCAGGCAGTGAATGACTCCGCACCCACTGATGAG
- the zgc:101765 gene encoding glyoxal reductase, which produces MSPTPFSSSPCVALNTGLQMPLLGLGTYKLCGLQDVYRAVDAALCAGYRAFDSAAVYRNEEELGKALRALLPKYGLTREDVFITSKLGPKDQGEKAMEGALHSWSQLDLDYIDLYLIHWPGTQGLPVGDERNPGNRAQSWASLEELHGQGKLRNIGVSNYTPAHMRALMQSCKVPPAVLQVEFHPRLCQPELMSLCKQYGVCFQAYSSLGKGELLSDPVMLDVAKNCERTPAQVLLRWALQQGVPVLPKSSNPERIQQNAEVFDFTLSDTDMDRLSALDCGQRFCWDPSEVA; this is translated from the exons ATGTCCCCCACGCCCTTCTCTTCTTCGCCCTGTGTCGCCCTGAACACAGGGCTTCAGATGCCCCTCCTGGGTTTGGGGACCTACAAGCTGTGTGGCCTTCAGGATGTATATCGAGCTGTGGATGCTGCTCTGTGTGCTGGATACAGAGCCTTCGACAGTGCAGCCGTCTACCGCAATGAAGAGGAATTAGGCAAAGCTCTGAGAGCGCTCCTTCCCAAGTATGGCTTGACTAGAGAGGATGTGTTCATAACCAG TAAGCTGGGCCCTAAGGATCAGGGTGAAAAGGCCATGGAGGGGGCCCTCCACAGTTGGTCCCAGCTGGACTTGGATTACATTGATCTCTACCTCATCCACTGGCCCGGCACTCAAGGACTACCGGTGGGTGACGAGCGCAACCCAG GTAACCGAGCTCAGAGCTGGGCcagcctggaggagctgcatggTCAGGGGAAGCTGAGGAACATTGGAGTCTCCAACTACACACCAGCACACATGAGAGCACTGATGCAAAGCTGTAAAGTCCCTCCTGCAGTCTTACAG GTGGAGTTCCACCCACGGCTGTGTCAGCCTGAACTGATGAGTCTGTGTAAGCAGTACGGAGTCTGTTTTCAAGCATACTCTTCTTTAGGAAAAGGAGAGCTGCTCTCTGACCCAGTGATGCTGGATGTGGCAAAGAACTGCGAACGCACACCTGCACAG GTTTTGTTACGCTGGGCGCTGCAGCAGGGCGTCCCAGTGCTCCCCAAATCCTCAAATCCAGAGAGAATACAGCAGAACGCCGAGGTGTTTGACTTCACCCTGAGTGACACGGATATGGACAGACTGTCGGCTCTGGACTGTGGTCAAAGGTTCTGCTGGGATCCATCAGAGGTGGCCTGA
- the badb gene encoding BCL2 associated agonist of cell death b, whose translation MAANFTISDSDSEPSEEVEEGGNKQATIGKEEPLCQRHTLTLPELRSTNGRIRLNSESHASTISRGEELLARGEEEAGTPTEGFSFRNRSNSAPPALWAAKKYGRQLRRMSDEFVNLLDKGELRKVSSAGSNRPIPHSRSWWNYLFSHQETEGENGHHEPHSHRTE comes from the exons ATGGCCGCAAACTTTACGATTTCAGACAGCGACTCAGAGCCATCAGAAGAGGTAGAGGAAGGAGGAAACAAGCAGGCAACGATAGGAAAAGAGGAGCCGCTCTGTCAACGCCACACCCTCACCCTTCCTGAGCTCAGATCAA CAAATGGTCGCATCAGACTGAACTCGGAGTCCCACGCTTCCACCATCTCCAGAGGGGAGGAGCTGCTGGCCAGGGGGGAAGAGGAGGCCGGGACGCCCACTGAGGGGTTTTCATTCAGGAACCGGTCTAATTCGGCTCCTCCTGCCCTGTGGGCCGCCAAGAAGTACGGCCGGCAGCTTCGAAGGATGAGTGATGAGTTTGTCAACCTGCTTGATAAAGGG GAGCTGAGGAAGGTGAGCAGTGCTGGATCTAACAGACCGATACCCCACTCCAGGAGCTGGTGGAACTACCTCTTCAGTCACCaggagacagagggagagaaCGGCCACCATGAACCCCACTCCCACCGCACTGAGTAG